The following coding sequences are from one Spea bombifrons isolate aSpeBom1 chromosome 13, aSpeBom1.2.pri, whole genome shotgun sequence window:
- the CBX1 gene encoding chromobox protein homolog 1 isoform X1, with protein MQSEGDPHRMPAVQCEDNVHRLRVVTQADKLAASMGKKQNKKKMEEVVDEEEEEYVVEKVLDRRVVKGKVEYLLKWKGFSDEDNTWEPEENLDCPDLIAEFLQSQKAAHEAEKSEGSKRKGDSDSEVGEESKPKKKKEEAEKPRGFARGLEPERIIGATDSSGELMFLMKWKNSDEADLVPAKEANVKCPQVVISFYEERLTWHSYPSEDDDKKEEKN; from the exons GGTGGTAACTCAAGCAGATAAACTGGCGGCCTCAAtgggaaaaaagcaaaacaagaaaaaaatggaagaagttgtggatgaggaagaggaagaaTACGTGGTGGAGAAAGTCTTAGACCGACGGGTGGTCAAAGGGAAGGTAGAATACCTGCTGAAATGGAAAGGTTTTTCTGA TGAAGACAACACCTGGGAGCCGGAGGAGAACCTCGACTGCCCTGATTTAATTGCCGAGTTCCTTCAGTCGCAGAAAGCTGCGCACGAGGCCGAGAAATCAGAGGGTAGCAAACGCAAAGGGGATTCAGACAGTGAGGTCGGGGAGGAGAGCAagccaaagaaaaagaaagaagag GCAGAGAAGCCGCGTGGATTTGCCAGGGGTTTGGAACCAGAGAGAATTATTGGAGCCACTGACTCCAGTGGAGAGTTGATGTTCCTGATGAAGTG GAAAAACTCAGATGAAGCGGACCTTGTCCCAGCCAAGGAAGCCAACGTGAAATGCCCCCAGGTTGTGATCTCTTTCTATGAGGAAAGACTGACATGGCACTCTTACCCTTCGGAAGATGATGacaagaaagaagagaagaacTAA
- the CBX1 gene encoding chromobox protein homolog 1 isoform X2, with protein MGKKQNKKKMEEVVDEEEEEYVVEKVLDRRVVKGKVEYLLKWKGFSDEDNTWEPEENLDCPDLIAEFLQSQKAAHEAEKSEGSKRKGDSDSEVGEESKPKKKKEEAEKPRGFARGLEPERIIGATDSSGELMFLMKWKNSDEADLVPAKEANVKCPQVVISFYEERLTWHSYPSEDDDKKEEKN; from the exons AtgggaaaaaagcaaaacaagaaaaaaatggaagaagttgtggatgaggaagaggaagaaTACGTGGTGGAGAAAGTCTTAGACCGACGGGTGGTCAAAGGGAAGGTAGAATACCTGCTGAAATGGAAAGGTTTTTCTGA TGAAGACAACACCTGGGAGCCGGAGGAGAACCTCGACTGCCCTGATTTAATTGCCGAGTTCCTTCAGTCGCAGAAAGCTGCGCACGAGGCCGAGAAATCAGAGGGTAGCAAACGCAAAGGGGATTCAGACAGTGAGGTCGGGGAGGAGAGCAagccaaagaaaaagaaagaagag GCAGAGAAGCCGCGTGGATTTGCCAGGGGTTTGGAACCAGAGAGAATTATTGGAGCCACTGACTCCAGTGGAGAGTTGATGTTCCTGATGAAGTG GAAAAACTCAGATGAAGCGGACCTTGTCCCAGCCAAGGAAGCCAACGTGAAATGCCCCCAGGTTGTGATCTCTTTCTATGAGGAAAGACTGACATGGCACTCTTACCCTTCGGAAGATGATGacaagaaagaagagaagaacTAA